Proteins encoded together in one Micromonospora kangleipakensis window:
- a CDS encoding MGH1-like glycoside hydrolase domain-containing protein: MSASSAGRPGAASGLDATTGGPEGDPQLRRAGAERAAGLRRLAVDTLDGNWEHDHTVPSRTLYPHQWSWDSAFIAVGLAHVRPDRAWRELRTLFAAQWADGRVPHIVFNPALRVGSYFPGPEFWDSARADGAPAGATSGIVQPPVHAPAAWLTHRRAPSEASVRALRWLYPRLVAQQRYLTGRRDVGGAGLACLVHPWESGLDNSPAWDAPMAAVPADAAVMRAYRRHDTAHADAAHRPTDLDYAQYVAIVASYREGRYGDDGLAGRHPFLVECPLLNAALGVAEHALARIAAVVGADPGPHRDRAARITATLVDRLYDPTTGTFHPRDLRTDRLIPARTVLGLMPLILPDLPARQVRAVLTEACSPRFGLASRMDRPLPTHDRTAPDFEPLRYWRGPSWLNTSWLLWRGLLAHRRPELAAGLRESMLGLVARSGCHEYFHPDTGAGLGSPAFSWTASLALDALAEG; this comes from the coding sequence ATGAGCGCCAGCTCCGCCGGCCGGCCCGGCGCCGCCTCCGGGCTGGACGCCACGACGGGTGGTCCGGAGGGCGATCCGCAACTTCGGCGGGCCGGCGCCGAGCGGGCGGCCGGGCTGCGCCGGTTGGCCGTCGACACCCTCGACGGCAACTGGGAGCACGACCACACCGTGCCGTCGCGCACCCTCTACCCGCACCAGTGGAGCTGGGACTCGGCGTTCATCGCCGTCGGGCTGGCCCACGTCCGACCCGACCGGGCGTGGCGGGAGCTGCGGACGCTCTTCGCCGCCCAGTGGGCCGACGGGCGGGTGCCGCACATCGTGTTCAACCCGGCGCTGCGGGTCGGCTCGTACTTCCCGGGGCCGGAGTTCTGGGACTCGGCCCGCGCCGACGGTGCCCCGGCCGGCGCCACCTCCGGGATCGTCCAACCGCCGGTGCACGCCCCGGCGGCGTGGCTGACCCACCGCCGGGCCCCGTCGGAGGCCTCGGTGCGGGCCCTGCGCTGGCTCTACCCGCGGCTGGTCGCCCAGCAGCGGTACCTGACCGGCCGGCGGGACGTCGGCGGCGCCGGGCTGGCCTGCCTGGTGCACCCGTGGGAGTCGGGGCTGGACAACAGCCCCGCCTGGGACGCCCCGATGGCGGCGGTCCCGGCCGACGCGGCCGTCATGCGGGCGTACCGGCGGCACGACACGGCGCACGCCGACGCCGCGCACCGCCCCACGGACCTGGACTACGCGCAGTACGTCGCGATCGTCGCGTCCTACCGGGAGGGCCGCTACGGCGACGACGGGCTCGCCGGCCGGCATCCCTTCCTGGTGGAGTGTCCGCTACTCAACGCGGCCCTCGGGGTGGCCGAGCACGCGCTGGCCCGGATCGCGGCGGTGGTCGGCGCCGACCCGGGGCCGCACCGGGACCGGGCGGCGCGGATCACCGCGACCCTGGTCGACCGGCTGTACGACCCCACCACCGGCACCTTCCACCCGCGCGACCTGCGCACCGACCGGCTGATCCCGGCCCGGACGGTGCTCGGGCTGATGCCGCTGATCCTGCCGGACCTGCCGGCCCGGCAGGTCCGGGCGGTACTGACGGAGGCGTGCTCGCCCCGGTTCGGCCTGGCGTCCCGGATGGACCGTCCGCTGCCCACCCACGACCGCACCGCGCCGGACTTCGAGCCGCTGCGCTACTGGCGCGGACCGAGCTGGCTGAACACGAGCTGGCTGCTCTGGCGGGGGCTGCTCGCCCACCGCCGTCCCGAGCTGGCCGCCGGGCTGCGGGAGTCGATGCTCGGCCTGGTCGCCCGCAGCGGCTGCCACGAGTACTTCCACCCGGACACCGGCGCCGGGCTCGGCTCCCCGGCGTTCAGCTGGACCGCCTCCCTGGCGCTCGACGCCCTCGCCGAGGGGTGA
- a CDS encoding arsenate reductase ArsC codes for MSDKPSVLFVCVHNAGRSQMAAGWLRHLAGDAVEVRSAGSAPAETVNPAAVEAMAEVGIDITDQTPKLLEYATAESSDVIVTMGCGDACPVFRGKRYEDWKLEDPAGKGVEAVRPIRDEIRDRVARLLAELRD; via the coding sequence ATGTCCGACAAGCCCAGCGTCCTGTTCGTCTGCGTGCACAACGCCGGCCGCTCCCAGATGGCCGCCGGCTGGCTGCGCCACCTGGCCGGCGACGCCGTCGAGGTCCGCTCCGCCGGCTCGGCGCCCGCCGAGACGGTCAACCCGGCCGCCGTCGAGGCCATGGCCGAGGTCGGCATCGACATCACCGACCAGACCCCCAAGCTGCTGGAGTACGCGACGGCGGAGTCCTCCGACGTCATCGTCACCATGGGCTGCGGGGATGCCTGCCCGGTGTTCCGCGGCAAGCGGTACGAGGACTGGAAGCTGGAAGACCCGGCCGGCAAGGGCGTCGAAGCGGTCCGTCCGATCCGGGACGAGATCCGGGACCGGGTGGCGCGCCTGCTGGCCGAGCTGCGGGACTGA
- a CDS encoding CBS domain-containing protein, whose translation MRTWQVQDVMTADVATVREDTAYREIVDVLTGRHVTAVPVVDGARRVLGVVSEADLLHKVELQGQPHERRFFVSRHHRQARVKAGATLAADLMTSPPVTVAPDASLVEAARIMGERKVKRLPVVDDLDRLVGIVTRGDLLKVHLRPDADIRRDVVDEVLHRVLGVPDGVVDVTVHDGVVTLTGQLDRWSTVHLALLLAGHVSGVVEVVDALGYAIDDAPMAALRAGAGTPAGIA comes from the coding sequence ATGCGTACGTGGCAGGTACAGGACGTGATGACAGCCGACGTCGCGACGGTACGGGAGGACACGGCGTACCGCGAGATCGTCGACGTGCTGACCGGCCGGCACGTCACCGCGGTGCCGGTGGTGGACGGCGCCCGTCGGGTGCTCGGGGTGGTCTCCGAGGCGGACCTGCTGCACAAGGTCGAGTTGCAGGGGCAGCCGCACGAGCGGCGGTTCTTCGTCAGCCGGCACCACCGGCAGGCCCGGGTGAAGGCCGGGGCCACCCTGGCCGCCGACCTGATGACCAGTCCCCCGGTCACCGTGGCGCCCGACGCCTCGCTGGTGGAGGCGGCCCGGATCATGGGCGAGCGGAAGGTGAAGCGGCTGCCGGTCGTCGACGACCTGGACCGGCTGGTCGGCATCGTCACCCGCGGCGACCTGCTCAAGGTGCATCTGCGCCCGGACGCCGACATCCGCCGCGACGTGGTCGACGAGGTGCTGCACCGGGTGCTGGGTGTCCCCGACGGCGTGGTGGACGTGACCGTCCACGACGGCGTGGTCACCCTGACCGGCCAGCTCGACCGCTGGTCGACCGTGCACCTGGCGCTGCTGCTCGCCGGCCACGTCAGCGGCGTGGTCGAGGTGGTCGACGCGCTCGGGTACGCGATCGACGACGCGCCGATGGCCGCCCTGCGCGCCGGCGCCGGCACCCCGGCCGGGATCGCCTGA
- a CDS encoding ArsR/SmtB family transcription factor, with protein MVDELLDRATAQTYASWFRALADPTRVQIVAYLARHARPMSVGEIVAAVGLAQSTVSQHLKILTEVRFVLVEPVGTARHYRINDACVGCFPSAADVVMGRPAPSPKGAC; from the coding sequence ATGGTGGACGAGTTGTTGGATCGGGCGACGGCGCAGACGTACGCGTCGTGGTTCCGGGCCCTGGCCGACCCGACCCGGGTGCAGATCGTGGCCTACCTCGCCCGTCACGCACGGCCGATGAGCGTGGGGGAGATCGTCGCCGCCGTCGGCCTGGCGCAGTCCACCGTCTCCCAGCACCTGAAGATCCTCACCGAGGTGCGGTTCGTGCTGGTCGAGCCGGTCGGCACCGCGCGGCACTACCGGATCAACGACGCCTGCGTCGGCTGCTTCCCCTCCGCCGCCGACGTCGTCATGGGTCGCCCTGCCCCCAGCCCGAAGGGAGCCTGCTGA
- a CDS encoding FAD-dependent oxidoreductase: MSVLDELPVVVIGAGPVGLAAAAHLRERGLPFTVVEAGDSAGAAVRQWGHVRIFSPWRYDIDAAARRLLDEAGWVAPDLDALPTGAELVAGYLQPLAELPQLKPHLRYGARVEAISRLGLDRLRTAGRDTTPFLVRLADGDEVLARAVIDASGTWGTPNVLGASGLPAPGEGDVAVYLEHALPDVLGADRDRFAGRHTLVVGAGHSAANTLLSLAELAADEPGTEVTWAIRTTSPARTYGGGDADALPARGALGSRLREHVDAGRIRLLTGFSVHALSPTDGRVAMVVRHADGSDESVDVDRIVAATGFRPDHSIAAELRLDLDPVMGATRALAPLIDPNEHSCGTVPPHGVDELAHPEVGYYAVGMKSYGRAPTFLMATGYEQVRSVVAALAGDWAAARDVQLDLPETGVCKSNPADSATGDSCCGPAPTAEPAARGLATGISGGLLSAPLSLITLDAAPTGGQTGGCCGS; encoded by the coding sequence ATGAGCGTCCTGGACGAACTGCCCGTCGTGGTGATCGGCGCGGGCCCGGTCGGCCTCGCCGCCGCCGCGCATCTGCGCGAGCGCGGCCTGCCCTTCACCGTCGTGGAGGCCGGCGACAGCGCCGGCGCGGCCGTACGGCAGTGGGGTCACGTGCGGATCTTCTCCCCCTGGCGGTACGACATCGACGCCGCCGCCCGGCGGCTGCTCGACGAGGCCGGCTGGGTCGCCCCCGACCTCGACGCCCTCCCCACCGGCGCCGAGCTCGTCGCCGGCTACCTCCAGCCCCTGGCCGAACTGCCGCAGCTCAAGCCCCACCTGCGCTACGGCGCCCGGGTCGAGGCGATCAGCCGCCTGGGCCTGGACCGGCTGCGTACCGCCGGCCGCGACACCACGCCGTTCCTGGTCCGACTCGCCGACGGCGACGAGGTGCTCGCCCGGGCCGTCATCGACGCCTCCGGCACCTGGGGCACCCCGAACGTCCTCGGCGCGTCCGGCCTGCCCGCTCCGGGCGAGGGCGACGTGGCGGTGTACCTGGAGCACGCGCTGCCGGACGTCCTCGGCGCGGACCGGGATCGGTTCGCCGGCCGGCACACCCTGGTCGTCGGAGCCGGCCACTCGGCGGCGAACACTCTGCTCTCCCTGGCGGAACTGGCAGCCGACGAGCCGGGCACCGAGGTGACCTGGGCGATCCGGACCACCTCACCGGCGCGCACCTACGGAGGCGGCGACGCTGACGCCCTCCCGGCGCGCGGCGCGCTCGGCTCCCGGCTGCGCGAGCACGTCGACGCCGGCCGGATCCGGCTGCTCACCGGCTTCTCCGTGCACGCTCTCAGCCCCACCGACGGTCGCGTCGCGATGGTCGTGCGGCACGCCGACGGCAGCGACGAGTCCGTCGACGTGGACCGCATCGTCGCCGCCACCGGTTTCCGCCCCGACCACTCCATCGCCGCCGAGCTGCGCCTGGACCTGGACCCGGTCATGGGCGCCACCCGCGCCCTCGCGCCGCTGATCGACCCGAACGAGCACTCCTGCGGCACCGTGCCCCCGCACGGCGTGGACGAGCTCGCCCACCCGGAGGTCGGCTACTACGCGGTCGGCATGAAGAGCTACGGCCGGGCGCCGACATTCCTCATGGCCACCGGCTACGAGCAGGTCCGCTCAGTCGTCGCCGCCCTCGCCGGCGACTGGGCGGCCGCCCGCGACGTCCAGCTCGACCTGCCCGAGACCGGGGTCTGCAAAAGCAACCCCGCCGACTCCGCAACCGGCGACAGCTGCTGCGGGCCGGCCCCGACCGCCGAGCCGGCAGCGCGCGGGCTCGCCACCGGCATCTCCGGTGGCCTGCTGTCCGCGCCGCTGAGCCTCATCACCCTCGACGCCGCCCCCACCGGCGGCCAGACCGGCGGCTGCTGCGGCAGCTGA
- a CDS encoding aquaporin has protein sequence MTIAPWRRLLAEFTGTALLVTAVVGSGIMAATLSPGDVGLQLLENSIATALALGALVLIFGPVSGAHFNPVVSAADWFLGRRAGTGLTGRGLGGYVIAQIAGAIGGSILANLMFDLAAVDFSGKDRAAGHLWLGEVVATTGLILLIFALARSGRAPVAPAAVGAYIGAAYWFTSSTSFANPAVTIGRAFTDTFAGIAPASVPGFVIAQLVGLAVGIGLLAALYPDAGQAADQVVVPTDERDPALDHHA, from the coding sequence ATGACCATCGCACCCTGGCGGCGCCTGCTGGCCGAGTTCACCGGCACCGCCCTGCTGGTCACCGCCGTGGTCGGCTCGGGCATCATGGCCGCCACCCTCTCCCCCGGCGACGTCGGCCTCCAACTGCTGGAGAACTCGATCGCCACCGCGCTCGCCCTGGGCGCGCTGGTCCTGATCTTCGGCCCGGTCTCCGGGGCGCACTTCAACCCGGTGGTCTCCGCCGCGGACTGGTTCCTCGGTCGCCGCGCCGGCACCGGCCTGACCGGCCGTGGCCTCGGCGGCTACGTCATCGCCCAGATCGCCGGCGCGATCGGCGGGTCGATCCTGGCCAACCTGATGTTCGACCTCGCCGCCGTCGACTTCTCCGGCAAGGACCGCGCCGCCGGGCACCTCTGGCTCGGCGAGGTCGTCGCCACCACCGGCCTGATCCTGCTGATCTTCGCCCTCGCCCGCTCCGGCCGCGCCCCCGTCGCGCCGGCCGCGGTCGGCGCCTACATCGGCGCCGCCTACTGGTTCACCTCGTCGACCTCCTTCGCCAACCCGGCCGTGACGATCGGCCGCGCCTTCACCGACACCTTCGCCGGCATCGCCCCCGCCTCCGTCCCCGGCTTCGTCATCGCCCAGCTCGTCGGCCTCGCCGTGGGCATCGGTCTCCTGGCCGCGCTCTACCCCGACGCCGGGCAGGCCGCCGACCAGGTCGTCGTGCCCACCGACGAGCGCGACCCGGCGCTCGACCACCACGCATGA
- a CDS encoding GNAT family N-acetyltransferase, producing the protein MADPTVRPMSSADAERVLAIYQAGLDAGDASFETAAPGWAAFDTAKLVDHRFVAVDTDDTVLGWIAVSPTSTRAVYAGVVEHSVYVDPAAQGRGVARLLLAALIASTEAAGIWTIQSGVFPENAASLTLHRRAGFRVIGTRERVGRHHGRWRDVVLLERRSPVVT; encoded by the coding sequence ATGGCCGACCCCACCGTCCGCCCGATGTCGTCCGCCGACGCCGAGCGGGTCCTGGCGATCTACCAGGCGGGCCTCGACGCGGGCGACGCCAGCTTCGAGACAGCCGCGCCCGGCTGGGCCGCCTTCGACACCGCGAAGCTGGTCGACCACCGCTTCGTCGCCGTCGACACCGACGACACCGTGCTCGGCTGGATCGCCGTCTCCCCTACGTCGACCCGCGCGGTCTACGCCGGGGTGGTGGAGCACTCCGTCTACGTCGACCCGGCCGCCCAGGGCCGGGGCGTGGCCCGGCTGCTCCTGGCCGCGCTGATCGCCTCCACCGAGGCGGCCGGCATCTGGACCATCCAGTCCGGCGTCTTCCCTGAGAACGCCGCGAGCCTCACCCTGCACCGGCGGGCCGGCTTCCGGGTCATCGGCACCCGCGAACGGGTCGGCCGGCACCACGGCCGTTGGCGCGACGTCGTCCTGCTGGAGCGCCGCAGCCCCGTCGTCACCTGA
- a CDS encoding ArsR/SmtB family transcription factor, whose product MSKQAASLPAVDLTAETPCCPPLAQRRVPAETAAVLAPAFKALGDPVRLQLMSMIASAEDGEACVCDLTPAFDLTGPTISHHLKTLREAGLVDAERRGTWVYYRARPAILRQLAALLAVAPAPAP is encoded by the coding sequence ATGTCAAAGCAAGCGGCGTCGCTGCCCGCTGTGGACCTCACCGCCGAGACGCCGTGCTGCCCCCCGCTGGCGCAGCGCCGGGTGCCGGCCGAGACCGCCGCGGTGCTCGCCCCCGCGTTCAAGGCACTCGGCGACCCGGTCCGGTTGCAGCTGATGTCGATGATCGCCTCCGCCGAGGACGGTGAGGCGTGCGTCTGCGACCTGACCCCGGCGTTCGACCTGACCGGGCCGACCATCTCGCACCATCTGAAGACGCTGCGCGAAGCCGGCCTCGTCGACGCCGAACGCCGCGGCACCTGGGTGTACTACCGGGCCCGCCCGGCCATCCTGCGCCAACTCGCCGCGCTGCTCGCGGTCGCGCCGGCCCCCGCCCCGTAG
- a CDS encoding MFS transporter: MPATRTVPAGPTVGGHHAHGWRTVAALAVTSTVGYGTLYYAYAVLLNSMAASVGASTTAVTGALTASVLAGALMAIPVGRWLDHHGGRALMTVGSITATALLVAWSQVHTIGQLYAVMIGIGITGAMVLYEPAFAVIVSWFTPDRRATALLVVTIVAGFASTIFMPLTGLLTEHLGWRGALLVLAVIHGLVTVPLHALTIRRPRSAATTAPAGPTPPDHAQRRAVGRAAMRDARFWILAGTFVAHGAATSIMTVHLVGFLVSRGHPATFAATTAGLLGILSVTGRLVLTGVRRRLRVSTVVAVIFAVQAAAALALPWLAGTRTGAVIGIVGFGLGFGVASLAKPTLLADRYGSTAYASIAGRMAASVTIAKATAPLGAAAVPHSAGGYRLLLGMVAGCCAVAAVGMLIRADRRFPGRAPAPSPPPAAPPAPARPRLGCRERSGRRPGRCRGPR; this comes from the coding sequence ATGCCCGCCACCAGGACGGTGCCCGCCGGCCCCACGGTCGGCGGGCACCACGCCCATGGCTGGCGGACCGTCGCCGCCCTCGCCGTCACCTCCACCGTCGGCTACGGCACCCTCTACTACGCCTACGCGGTCCTGCTGAACTCGATGGCCGCCAGCGTCGGCGCGTCCACCACCGCGGTCACCGGCGCCCTCACCGCCTCCGTCCTCGCCGGCGCCCTCATGGCCATCCCGGTTGGCCGGTGGCTCGACCACCACGGCGGTCGTGCGCTGATGACCGTCGGTTCGATCACCGCCACCGCCCTGCTCGTGGCCTGGTCCCAGGTCCACACCATCGGCCAGCTCTACGCCGTCATGATCGGCATCGGGATCACCGGCGCGATGGTCCTCTACGAGCCCGCCTTCGCCGTCATCGTCTCGTGGTTCACTCCGGACCGACGCGCCACGGCCCTGCTGGTGGTGACGATCGTGGCCGGGTTCGCCAGCACCATCTTCATGCCGCTGACCGGCCTCCTGACCGAACACCTCGGCTGGCGCGGCGCGCTACTCGTCCTCGCCGTCATCCATGGCCTGGTAACCGTGCCCCTGCACGCGCTCACCATCCGCCGGCCCCGGTCGGCAGCGACGACGGCGCCCGCCGGCCCGACACCGCCTGACCACGCCCAGCGGCGCGCGGTCGGCAGGGCCGCGATGCGGGACGCCCGGTTCTGGATCCTGGCCGGAACCTTCGTCGCGCACGGGGCGGCCACCAGCATCATGACCGTGCACCTCGTCGGCTTTCTGGTCAGCCGTGGTCACCCCGCCACGTTCGCCGCGACCACCGCCGGCCTGCTCGGCATCCTGTCGGTCACCGGCCGGCTCGTCCTCACCGGTGTCCGACGCCGACTGCGGGTCAGCACCGTCGTGGCGGTCATCTTCGCCGTCCAGGCCGCCGCCGCCCTCGCGCTGCCCTGGCTCGCCGGCACCCGCACCGGGGCCGTCATCGGGATCGTCGGCTTCGGACTGGGCTTCGGCGTCGCCAGCCTCGCCAAGCCGACCCTGCTCGCCGACCGCTACGGCAGCACCGCGTACGCGAGCATCGCCGGCCGGATGGCGGCGTCCGTCACGATCGCCAAGGCCACCGCGCCCCTCGGCGCGGCCGCCGTACCGCACTCGGCCGGCGGCTACCGGCTCCTGCTCGGCATGGTCGCCGGCTGTTGTGCGGTCGCCGCCGTCGGCATGCTCATCCGCGCGGACCGGCGGTTTCCCGGACGGGCCCCGGCGCCGTCTCCACCGCCGGCAGCTCCACCGGCGCCGGCTCGACCTCGACTCGGGTGTCGTGAAAGGTCGGGCCGCCGCCCAGGTCGGTGTCGCGGACCGCGGTGA
- a CDS encoding NUDIX hydrolase, with product MPEIDKVAWIRIEDGRILSTRSRGRDVWYLPGGKREAGETDLDTLGREIAEELGVAVLRESAVHVGTFSAQAHGHAAGTLVRMTCYTADYRGELHPASEIAELAWLGYADRHRVSPVDQLIFDRFRAEGTLR from the coding sequence GTGCCCGAGATCGACAAGGTGGCCTGGATCCGGATCGAGGACGGCCGCATCCTCAGCACCCGCTCGCGGGGCAGGGACGTCTGGTACCTGCCCGGCGGCAAGCGGGAGGCCGGCGAGACCGACCTGGACACCCTGGGCCGGGAGATCGCCGAGGAGTTGGGCGTCGCGGTGCTACGGGAGTCGGCCGTCCACGTCGGCACCTTCTCGGCGCAGGCGCACGGGCACGCGGCCGGCACGCTGGTCCGGATGACCTGCTACACCGCCGACTACCGGGGCGAGCTGCACCCGGCGAGCGAGATCGCGGAGCTGGCCTGGCTCGGATACGCCGACCGGCACCGGGTCTCCCCGGTGGACCAGCTCATCTTCGACCGGTTCCGGGCCGAGGGCACGCTCCGCTGA
- a CDS encoding helix-turn-helix domain-containing protein, protein MTAELASLRERARIHAALGDPVRLAIVDALTLGDASPGEIASDLGMPTNLVAHHVKVLTEAGLVVRGRSEGDRRRTYLRLRPEALATLTPPPPAGVGRVVFVCTRNSARSQLAAALWAHRTRTSAASAGTNPAPRVHPRAVAVAHRHGLDLDPTGTSHVADIVRDDDLLIAVCDNAHEELTGPVRPRLHWSVPDPVRVGTDAAFEAAFADLAARVDRVAPVLTPAMNSGDHRD, encoded by the coding sequence ATGACTGCTGAGCTTGCGTCCCTCCGAGAGCGCGCCCGGATCCACGCCGCGCTCGGCGACCCGGTGCGCCTGGCGATCGTGGACGCGCTCACCCTGGGCGACGCCTCCCCCGGTGAGATCGCCTCCGACCTCGGAATGCCGACCAACCTCGTCGCCCACCACGTCAAGGTCCTCACCGAGGCCGGCCTGGTCGTCCGCGGCCGGTCCGAGGGCGACCGCCGCCGCACCTACCTGCGGCTGCGACCCGAGGCCCTGGCCACCCTCACCCCGCCGCCGCCGGCCGGGGTGGGCCGGGTGGTCTTCGTCTGCACCCGCAACTCCGCCCGGTCGCAGCTCGCCGCCGCCCTCTGGGCCCACCGCACCCGCACCTCAGCGGCCTCGGCGGGCACAAATCCCGCGCCGCGGGTCCACCCCCGGGCCGTCGCGGTGGCCCACCGGCACGGCCTGGACCTCGACCCGACCGGCACCTCGCACGTCGCGGACATCGTGCGCGACGACGACCTGCTGATCGCGGTCTGCGACAACGCCCACGAGGAACTCACCGGGCCGGTCCGCCCCCGCCTGCACTGGTCAGTGCCCGACCCGGTCCGGGTCGGCACCGACGCCGCCTTCGAAGCCGCGTTCGCCGACCTCGCCGCCCGGGTCGATCGCGTCGCCCCCGTCCTCACCCCCGCCATGAACTCGGGAGACCACCGTGACTGA